The Populus trichocarpa isolate Nisqually-1 chromosome 2, P.trichocarpa_v4.1, whole genome shotgun sequence genome has a window encoding:
- the LOC7487746 gene encoding esculetin O-methyltransferase isoform X5 encodes MASSIENHVSQVDEAKDENFGYAMQLALSSVLPMTLHTAIQLGIFEIIAKAGPDVKLSAADIAAKLPTDNPDTPKMVDRILRLLASHQVLCCFVDGSERFYSLAPVSMYFVRNQNGVSLAPFMALNHENVILQSWSQLKDAVLEGGVAFHRVHGVHAFEYNGLDPRFNQVFNTAMYNQTTVVNGNMLEKYNGFKNLKQLVDIGGGLGHTMKAVTSKYPQIKGINFDLPHVIEHAPAYPGVEHVGGDMFESVPKGDAIFLKWILHNWSDDHCLKLLKNCYKAIPEDGKVIVMESVLPVTAKTSPAAKAISQLDVLMMMSQNPGGKERTEDEFMALATAAGFRGIKFETFVCNFWVMEFFK; translated from the exons ATGGCATCTTCTATAGAAAACCACGTCAGTCAAGTTGATGAAGCGAAAGATGAAAACTTTGGATATGCCATGCAACTAGCTTTGAGCTCAGTGCTACCCATGACTCTACACACGGCGATTCAGCTTGGCATCTTTGAGATCATAGCCAAAGCAGGTCCAGATGTCAAACTCTCTGCTGCAGATATCGCAGCCAAGTTGCCCACAGATAACCCCGATACACCAAAGATGGTGGACCGTATTCTAAGGCTCTTGGCTAGCCACCAAGTGCTTTGTTGTTTTGTCGATGGCTCGGAGAGGTTCTACAGTCTGGCTCCTGTGTCCATGTACTTTGTGCGCAACCAAAATGGTGTTTCTTTGGCCCCCTTCATGGCCTTGAATCATGAAAACGTCATCTTACAGAGCTG GTCTCAACTAAAAGATGCAGTTCTTGAAGGAGGAGTTGCGTTTCACAGAGTCCATGGAGTCCATGCCTTTGAGTACAATGGCTTGGACCCTAGGTTCAATCAGGTATTCAACACAGCTATGTACAACCAAACCACTGTTGTAAATGGAAATATGCTTGAGAAATACAATGGTTTCAAGAACCTGAAACAGCTGGTTGATATTGGTGGTGGCTTGGGACACACTATGAAGGCAGTAACGTCTAAATATCCCCAGATCAAGGGTATCAATTTCGACTTGCCACATGTTATAGAGCATGCGCCGGCCTATCCTG GTGTGGAGCACGTGGGAGGAGATATGTTTGAAAGTGTTCCCAAAGGAGATGCCATTTTCCTGAAG TGGATACTCCATAATTGGAGTGATGATCACTGCTTGAAGTTGTTGAAGAACTGCTACAAAGCTATTCCAGAGGATGGGAAGGTAATTGTTATGGAATCAGTTCTTCCAGTCACGGCCAAGACAAGCCCTGCTGCGAAAGCGATCTCGCAACTTGATGTACTGATGATGATGTCTCAAAACCCAGGAGGGAAAGAACGGACTGAAGATGAATTCATGGCCCTGGCCACTGCAGCTGGATTCCGTGGCATCAAATTTGAAAcctttgtttgtaatttttggGTCATGGAGTTCTTCAAGTAG